The proteins below are encoded in one region of Campylobacter sp. CNRCH_2014_0184h:
- the prfA gene encoding peptide chain release factor 1 — protein sequence MLADKLKPFLTRFDELNTLLSDVNISNDISKMTALSKEQKNLEPIVEKAKEYLKTLDEIEENKILLSDAELGELAKEELKNLEVLKPQLEEELKILLLPKDPNDDKNIFLEIRAGTGGDEASLFVGDLVKAYIRYAENRDYKYEIVSSSEGSVGGFKEIIILIKGNGAYSRLKYEGGTHRVQRVPETESQGRVHTSAITVAIMPEVDDVEIQINPNDLKIDVMRSSGHGGQSVNTTDSAVRITHIPTGIVVVNQDGKSQHKNKESAMKVLKARLFEMQEQERLAKESQARKSQVGSGDRSERIRTYNFPQNRISDHRINLTLYRLDAILEGGLFDEIIEPLIAYYQAEALKQENL from the coding sequence ATGTTAGCTGATAAACTCAAACCTTTTTTAACACGCTTTGATGAGCTAAATACTCTTCTTAGCGATGTTAATATCTCTAATGATATTTCTAAAATGACAGCTCTATCTAAAGAGCAAAAGAATTTAGAACCCATAGTAGAAAAAGCAAAAGAATACCTTAAAACTTTAGATGAAATCGAAGAAAATAAAATTCTTTTATCTGATGCAGAACTAGGGGAGCTTGCAAAAGAAGAGCTTAAAAATCTCGAAGTCTTAAAGCCACAACTTGAAGAAGAATTAAAAATTCTTTTATTGCCTAAAGATCCAAACGATGATAAAAATATATTTTTAGAAATTCGTGCTGGAACAGGAGGAGATGAAGCTTCTTTATTTGTTGGGGACTTAGTAAAAGCCTACATACGCTATGCTGAAAATCGTGATTACAAATACGAAATCGTAAGTTCTAGCGAGGGTAGTGTAGGGGGATTTAAAGAAATTATCATTCTCATCAAAGGAAATGGAGCTTATTCAAGACTAAAATACGAAGGTGGCACGCACAGAGTTCAAAGAGTACCTGAAACAGAATCTCAAGGTAGAGTTCATACTTCAGCTATTACAGTGGCTATTATGCCTGAAGTTGATGATGTTGAAATTCAAATCAATCCAAATGATTTAAAAATCGATGTAATGCGTAGTAGTGGCCATGGAGGACAAAGTGTTAATACCACAGATAGTGCTGTAAGAATCACTCACATTCCAACAGGTATAGTTGTAGTAAATCAAGATGGTAAAAGCCAACACAAAAACAAAGAAAGCGCCATGAAAGTCTTAAAAGCAAGACTTTTTGAAATGCAAGAACAAGAACGCTTAGCTAAAGAAAGCCAGGCAAGAAAATCTCAAGTTGGAAGCGGTGATAGAAGCGAACGCATACGCACTTATAATTTCCCTCAAAATAGAATTAGCGATCATAGAATAAATCTTACTTTATATAGACTTGATGCGATTTTAGAAGGTGGTCTTTTTGATGAGATCATCGAGCCATTAATCGCTTATTACCAAGCAGAAGCTTTAAAACAAGAAAATTTATAA
- the rpsT gene encoding 30S ribosomal protein S20 — MANHKSAEKRARQTIKRTERNRFYRTRLKNITKAVREAAANNDKEAAQNALKVANKSIHAMVSRGFLKKQTASRRVSRLALLVNKLA; from the coding sequence ATGGCAAACCATAAATCTGCTGAAAAAAGAGCAAGACAAACTATCAAAAGAACTGAAAGAAATAGATTTTATAGAACAAGATTAAAAAACATTACAAAAGCGGTTCGTGAAGCAGCAGCAAACAATGACAAAGAAGCTGCACAAAATGCACTAAAAGTAGCTAATAAAAGCATTCACGCTATGGTAAGCCGTGGATTTTTGAAAAAACAAACTGCATCACGCCGTGTGAGTAGATTAGCATTATTGGTAAATAAATTAGCATAA
- a CDS encoding lytic transglycosylase domain-containing protein, giving the protein MLKKFLLLVVFFNFTFAFDTKIFIGDTYIPEDFYKYDKDFKTAARKYNIPMALLKAIALTENAAYKHNITSKNKNQTRDYGLMQINSIHLKRYGISESEITKASVNIDIAARLLHEIIQKHGFSWNAIGRYHSANDKYKNIWLDKVMKNLVAIVLKDSKDLFIMEKFRAFKLASLLMNVDKEQYRILLASNN; this is encoded by the coding sequence ATGTTAAAAAAATTTTTATTATTAGTAGTATTTTTTAATTTTACTTTTGCTTTTGATACCAAAATTTTTATAGGTGATACTTATATACCTGAAGATTTTTATAAGTACGATAAAGACTTTAAAACTGCAGCTAGAAAATATAACATACCTATGGCTTTACTTAAGGCTATAGCTTTAACAGAAAATGCAGCTTATAAGCATAATATCACTAGCAAAAATAAAAATCAAACAAGAGATTATGGCTTAATGCAAATTAATAGCATTCATTTAAAACGCTATGGGATTAGTGAGAGTGAGATTACAAAAGCTAGTGTAAATATCGACATAGCAGCGAGATTACTTCATGAGATTATACAAAAACATGGCTTTAGTTGGAATGCTATTGGAAGGTATCATTCAGCAAATGATAAATATAAAAATATTTGGCTTGATAAAGTGATGAAAAATTTAGTTGCTATAGTTTTAAAAGATAGTAAAGATCTTTTTATAATGGAAAAATTCAGAGCTTTTAAACTCGCCTCTCTTTTGATGAATGTAGATAAAGAACAATACAGAATTTTGCTAGCAAGTAATAATTAA
- the recJ gene encoding single-stranded-DNA-specific exonuclease RecJ has protein sequence MLNKAKIKEILHQRFINDTHVKLCDLPMPSCLKDVYKGALRIKEAIEKNQKLAIVGDYDVDGVISCVILSEFFDDIGYDYVVKIPNRFKDGYGLNEEIINELDGVDLIITVDNGIAAFDAAELCLQKGIDLIITDHHMPPATLPKAYAIINPKQQDCDFPDIEICGAQVAWYLVAAIKEVCKINYNMCKFIELLSIAIIADMMELRDLNRALVRKGIECINDSKRVAFKAIKQYFGKDKFELDNISFLIAPLINSAGRMDDAIISYKFLHSKNIDEVMGYLEQIITYNNSRKDEERELFKQCLEQVDENDPVIIVNGQNWHEGVLGIVASRLAKHFNKPAFVFSECEQKAKASVRSVGRIDILNVIEQAKEFVLSYGGHKGAAGVLVELEKFGVFKSRLYEICQNIPKDDFYNADEILGSIDPNEVDFELLEILEFFEPFGHKNPRPYFKFDKLFVKNKRKLGKDENHMKLILTQGNKTLEALFFNFDYEPELGESIDLIASVSKNNFRGLITPQLTIKEILR, from the coding sequence ATGCTAAATAAAGCCAAAATAAAAGAAATTTTACACCAGCGTTTTATCAATGATACGCATGTAAAGCTTTGTGATTTACCTATGCCATCTTGTTTAAAAGATGTCTATAAGGGTGCTTTACGTATCAAAGAAGCGATTGAAAAAAATCAAAAGCTTGCTATTGTTGGGGATTATGATGTAGATGGGGTGATTTCTTGTGTGATTTTATCTGAATTTTTTGATGATATCGGATATGACTATGTGGTAAAAATTCCAAATCGTTTTAAAGATGGATATGGTCTAAATGAAGAAATCATCAATGAACTCGATGGAGTAGATTTAATCATCACTGTAGATAATGGTATAGCAGCTTTTGATGCAGCAGAGCTTTGTTTACAAAAAGGAATTGATTTAATCATTACCGATCATCATATGCCTCCAGCTACTTTACCAAAAGCTTATGCGATCATTAATCCTAAACAACAAGATTGTGATTTTCCTGATATTGAAATTTGTGGGGCTCAAGTGGCTTGGTATTTAGTCGCTGCTATAAAAGAAGTGTGTAAGATTAATTATAATATGTGTAAATTTATAGAGCTTTTATCAATTGCAATTATCGCAGATATGATGGAGCTTAGAGATTTAAATAGAGCCTTAGTTAGAAAAGGTATAGAGTGTATTAATGATTCAAAGCGTGTGGCATTTAAAGCGATTAAGCAGTATTTTGGTAAGGATAAATTTGAACTTGACAATATCAGCTTTTTAATCGCACCTTTGATTAATAGTGCAGGAAGAATGGATGATGCGATTATTTCTTATAAATTTTTACATTCTAAAAATATTGATGAGGTTATGGGTTATTTAGAACAAATCATTACTTATAATAATAGCCGTAAAGATGAAGAACGCGAGCTTTTTAAGCAGTGTTTAGAACAAGTTGATGAAAATGATCCTGTGATTATTGTCAATGGCCAAAATTGGCATGAAGGTGTTTTGGGTATAGTTGCAAGTCGTTTGGCAAAGCATTTTAACAAACCTGCCTTTGTTTTTTCAGAATGTGAGCAAAAGGCTAAAGCTAGCGTTAGAAGTGTGGGTAGGATAGATATTTTAAATGTTATAGAACAAGCTAAAGAATTTGTTTTAAGCTATGGCGGACATAAAGGTGCAGCTGGAGTTTTAGTAGAGCTTGAAAAATTTGGTGTTTTTAAAAGCAGACTTTATGAAATTTGTCAAAATATCCCTAAAGATGACTTTTATAATGCTGATGAGATTTTGGGTAGTATTGATCCAAATGAAGTTGATTTTGAGCTTTTAGAGATATTAGAATTTTTTGAGCCTTTTGGGCATAAAAATCCAAGGCCATATTTTAAATTTGATAAGCTTTTTGTAAAAAATAAAAGAAAGCTAGGTAAAGATGAAAATCATATGAAGCTTATTTTAACTCAAGGAAATAAAACTCTAGAAGCTTTGTTTTTTAACTTTGACTATGAGCCAGAGCTTGGAGAAAGCATTGATCTTATAGCTAGTGTTTCTAAAAATAATTTTAGAGGATTAATCACCCCACAACTTACTATAAAAGAAATTCTTAGATAA